Genomic window (Poecile atricapillus isolate bPoeAtr1 chromosome 10, bPoeAtr1.hap1, whole genome shotgun sequence):
GCAACATTCACCTCCTGCAAGGGCAGCCTGCGAGGGACTGCCCGAGGTTGAAGTTCACTGGGGTCTGGTTCACACACGAGTGACAGGGCCAGGCCAGCAGAGTTTCCAGAGACACATCCATGCCACCCTCTGCTTCCTGTTCAAAAGCAATTTTGAAGCTGTAGCaaatcacagaagcacagattggtttgagctggaagggaccaaaAACCAGAGACACCtttccactaccccaggctgctccaagtcccatccagcctggctgtgaacacttccagggacgggGATTCCAAGCCACAGAGCCCCAAATCCAATGGCAAAGATGCCCTTGGCTGAGTTGGGATGGAGCTCCTCGGTATCCCAGCACCAAACTGGTCAGTGCTGGTGGCCCAAGTGTCACCTGTTGTGTATCCTGCAGCCgtgggctggagctgtcccagtgtccatcctCAGGAACAGAGGGACGCCCTGGCACACACAGGGACTGGGCACCTctgctgcctcagctgctgctccagctggggtCACTGCAGGGTGGCAGCTCCACAGGCTGCCTTCAGCTAGAATTCCTTCTGTTCCTGGGATaacccagctgctccccagcatccctgagtgcccagggcagctcccttTGTGGCAGGGCCTGGCAGCTGAGCCGTGCTGAACAAACACGGGGGTGCTGCTGCCTCGGGGCAGGCCCCGCTGGCTCCGAAAGCGGCAGAGCTGCCCTcgcctgtccctgctggagcCAATACACCCTGTGACctgccagggcagagccagcagccaaaATGCCATGGAAGAGCCTtgttccagcagctggagggtGAGGAAGGGCCAGTGGAAGGTGATGTGTACAGATGACCATGGgccacagccctgcccggcTTCTCTGctccccctgagctgcagggGGCACACACTgaggttttccagctgctgctggactcGGCATTGTTTGGGCAGGATCTGGTCAGTCACTGCAGGCAGGGGGTGACCTGTGCCTTGGTGACACACAGGAAAATGAAGGAATGTCCTTTTGTTCTCCCCAGGCTCTCGCGATAGGAAGGCGACTGGGAGACTCTCGTCCCCCAAACAGGAGCGGCAGCGGGGCCAGAACCCAAAACCTTCCCCTGCACAGGCAGACaggtgagtgctgctgcttctgctgggcCTCACAGCTCTCcagggctccagccctgctcctccagggctccagccctgctcctccagggctccagccctgctcccaggctctCCAGGCCAGCAGTTCCAGTTGCCATGGAGCACAGCGCAAGGAAGGACGCCTGGGCAGGTGCCAGGGGTGCCAGGGCTTCGTGCAGAGCCTCCAGttgagctgtgccagctgggagaagagcaggagCACCAGCAGCCAAGTGGGTCAGGAGAGAGCTCAGCCAGTGCCTCTGCAGCTCGTTAGCACGGTGTTAATGAGCAACCCCTTCCCCTtctgcccagctcctcctggcacctcttccagtgcctgactccccatttcccagcctggcacaccctcagctgctccccttGCTGCTGTCACATACTCAGATGTGTCCCCTGCATGGGACAGTGCAGTGACAGCCCTGGATTTGCACCTTCCCATCCAGGTGCCAGGTGACCAGCTCAGCCAAATTCCTGtcaggctgtgcctgctgcagcgCTGGGAATATCCCAGTGCAGGGCTGGATCTGTGCCTCTGGGGACTCGAGGATTGGGGATTGAGGGGatgctccagggctgctctccccTCTGGGTCTCACTGCAGCCACACTCAATTTAATCTTGAGAATCTGGAAATCCCCAAGGAATAGACGGTTTTTTACTCTTGCAGCCAGTTTTCAACCCAAGGCCTCCACCCATCTCCTCTTTTCTCCCACCTGCTCCTGGAGCCATGGGTTACATGTGGCAATTCCTGATATTTTAGTTTAGCTGAGAAATtggagaaatccttccctgtgagggtggggaaagcctggcagctgtggctgtccctggatccctggaagcgcccaaggccaggctggaccaACCTGGGctagtgcaaggtgtccctgggCATGGAaagagatgatttttaaggtcctttcccacACAAATCCCAGCGTGGTTTAACACGAGCTCAACACAGAGCCTTTGGGATGCTCCCATCTCCTCTGACTCCcacctccctctctccctgcaggAAACGCCAGCTGTCCCCTCAATCCAAGAGCTCCAGCAAAGTCACCAGTGTGCCGGGCAAGGGCTCGGAGCCGGGTCCTGCGGCTGCCAAGGGCAGCAAATCCAGCACCCTGTCCCGGCGGGAGGAGCTCCTGAAGCAGCTCAAGGCGGTGGAAGACGCCATCGCCCGCAAACGggccaaaatcccaggaaaagtATAGTGGGCCGTGCCCCTGTAGTGACTGTTGATGTTTTTATAAAtagtggaaaacaaaaaaaaaaaaaaacaaacaaaaaaaaaaacaaaaacaaaaaaaggcgGCCGCTTTGGGATTTTGCAGTTCCTCGTCTTCATTTTGGCCGcggttctttttaaaaaaacaaaacaaaaaaacaaaccccacacaaCACACaccaaacaaagaaagaaacaaaaattaaggaAGTTTTTTGGCCAGCCAGGAAAAGGCTGGTGATGAACGGCTCCGGGAGGGAGCCGTGTAAATTGTGCACAGAGGACTCCGGCCCCGTGGGTGCTCCCactcctcctgtgtcccctctcctctTTGCTAGCCTCCAGTTGTATTCTCCTAGTTagccctgctgtgtgttgagtGTCTTCAGCAATGCAGTTCTAGTCCCGTGTGCCGAGAGAGCCGAAAACTGCTGTGAACTGCTGGCAAcacccctcctcccccaggaaaagaaatatatatatatatattcctgcCTCAGTCCCCTCGGGAATGACCTGTCGTTTCTTTGGAGCAGGGGATCGGTTCAGTTGATTTCCCAGGAGCCCTGCAGGTGTTGTGGGCGTGTCTGTCTGCCAGGAGGGCCcttcttcctttaatttttctgttttgttttggttttttcttttttttttctttttttttcttttttttcttttttttttctttttttttcttttttttttttttttttttttggagggatctccctgaaataaaatattttgataaccaattttactttttcctgctcttctctgcATCTCCCTTGccctggggtggggaagggCTGTAGCCCCCtcactttgggggtttttggggtgtgagCAGCTCCGTGGAGCTGGAAAAGCTGAATTTCCTTGGGGAGCAGCCAGTGTGAAACCAGTGTGAAACCAGTGTGAAACCAGTATCCCACTGGTGTGTGATTGCCCTGCCTGGAAAAGTCAGGGGGTCCCTCTGAAGAGTCCCCCGAATTTGGGGAGCAACGTTTGGGAGCTCTGAGGGTCCCCATGGATTTCCCAGGCTCCTCGTTCCCAGTATGGAACCAGTATCCTACTGGTGTGAGGTGTCAGTGGGGGGACATCATCTGGGGGTGCTCCTGACAAACCCCTCTCCTTCAGAGAACaatttttgggatccctggaattccctaACCCCTAAGATTCCCTATCCCCTGGAATTCCCTACCCCTGGAATTCCCCATTCTCAGGCCCTACTCCTTGTTCCCAGTGTGACCCCAGTGTCCCGCTGGTGCTGTCGGAGGCCACTGGGCCATCCCGGAGCGGCGCTGGCAGCCCTGGAGCCCTTCCCAAGGTTGCCCAATTTGGGATTTCTGCCCGGGAGTGCGATCCCGGTGATCTCACGGTGCCGGTGACACAACAGGGGGATGCCCGTCCCCGTGTCACCAGGGCAGCCCGTGTCACCCCTTCCCACCTCCCTCCCGAAATTCTGGAGCTGTTTCTCCCGGATTTTCGGCTGCCACGCGCAGAGTTCAAAAGGAAGTGCCGGCCCgcggggaggaggaaggaaccTGGAGCTGGAGTTTCCAGGTGTGTGCACATCACCTGCCCGGCCCTATAAaaaggcggcggcggcggcggcgctgccaCTCGCCAGCCTCATCCCTGGGGCTGCACTTCCCAAGGGCTTCCCCCCAAATTCTGCCGTGTTCCCCAAATTCGGGAGTGTTCCCTGCCAaacaccccccaccccccaaattttggCGTGGTCCCTCGACACCTGGCTGATGGTAacgtggggtttggggggctgggggatgtTGGGGGGCGAGGGGAGAGTGTGGGGTGTGCGTGTGGTGTGTCCTGGGTAGGGTCCTCTGAGTGTGTTCCACACCCTGAGCACGGCTCTGGGTGTGTGtaatttatgtgtgtgtgtgtaatttatgtgtgtgtgtaatttatgtgtgtgtaatatatgtgtgtgttaCACACCCTGAGCACGGCTCTGGGTGTGTGTAATTTATGTGTATGTGTAATTTATGTGTGGGtaatttatgtgtgtgtgtaatttatgtgtgtgtaatatatgtgtgtgtaatTTATGTGTCGGtaatttatgtgtgtgtgtgtaatatATGTGTGTAATTTATGTGTTGGTAATTTATGTGTGGGtaatttatgtgtgtgtgttacacACCCTGAGCACGGCTCTGTGCATGTGTAATTTATGTGTGTGTAATTAATGTGTCTGTAATTTATGTGTGTGTTACACACCCCGGGCACAGTTCTGTGTGTGtaatttatgtgtgtgtgttataCACCatgtgcacagctctgtgtttatgtgtgtgtgtgtaatttaTGTGTGTGGGtaatttatgtgtgtgtgttacacagcatgtgcacagctctgtgcatgTGCAATTTATGTGTGTGTAATTTATGTGTGTGTTACATGTCATGTTCAGGGCTGTGTGtaatttatgtgtgtgtgtaatttaTGTCTGTGTGTAATTTATGTCTGTGTGTTGTACACCatgtgcacagctctgtgggtgttcattttatgtgtgtgtaatttatgtgtgtgtgtaatttaTGTCTGTGTGTAATTTATGTGTGTGtaatttatgtgtgtgtgtaatttaTGTGTATGTTACATACCCTatgcacagctctgtgtttatgtgtgtgtaatttatgtgtgtgtgtaatttaTGTGTATGTTACATACcctgtgcacagctctgtgtttatgtgtgtgtgtaatttatgtgtgtgtgtaatttaTGTGTGTGGGTAATTTATGTGTGTGTCACACaccctgagcacagctctgtgtgtgtattttatgtgtgtgtgtgtaacttATATGTGCTACGTGTCATGTTCAGAGCTGTGTGTgtaatttgtgtgtgtgttacacACCTTGAGTACAGCTCTGGGTGTTTATTATGTGTGTGGGTAATTTATGTGGTGTTACATACCCTGAGCACAGCTGTGTGTgtattttatgtgtgtgtgtttattatGTGTGTTACATGTCATGTTCAGAGCTGTGTGTGTAATTGATGTGTGTTATACACCatgtgcacagctctgtgtttgtgtgtgtaatttgtgtgtgtgtaatttgtgtgtgtattttctgtgtgtaatttgtgtgtgtgtattttatgtgtgtgtattttgtgtgtgtgtattttgtgtgtgtttattttgtgtgtgtaattTGTGTGTaatatgtgtgtgtgatttgtgtgtgtgtgatttgtgtgtgtgtgatttgtgtgtgtgtgcattttgtgtgtgtgtaatctgtgtgtgtaatttctgtgtaatttgtgtgtattttatgtgtgtgatttgtgtgtgtgtattttatgtgtgtgtgcattttatgtgtgtgtgcattttatgtgtgtgtgtattttatgtgtgtgtgtattttatgtgtgtgtgatttgtgtgtgtattttgtgtgtgtgtattttatgTGTGTGTAATTTGCGTGTGtgaaatttgtgtgtgtgtaatttctgtgtaatttgtgtgtatgtattttatgtgtgtgatttgtgtgtgtgtaatttgtgtgtgtgtaatttgtgtgtgtgtgatttgtgtgtgtgtattttatgTGTGTTACAGACCATATGCACAGCTCTGTGTATTTTGTGTGTTGCACACCCTGAGCCCGGCAGTGCGGGTGTTTTCCCGCCTGTGTCCGTGctgttcctgtgtgtgtgtccgtgtgtccgtgtgtccgtgccattcccgtgtgtgtgtccgtgtgtccgtgtgtccgtgctGTTCCcatgtgtgtgtccatgtgtccgtgcTGTTCCCGTGTGTCTGTGCTGTtcccgtgtgtccgtgtgtccgtgctgttcccgtgtgtccgtgtgtccgtgctGTTCCCGTGTGTCCGTGCTGTTCCCGTGTctccgtgtgtccgtgtgtccgagtgtccgtgtgtccgtgctGTTCCCatgtgtgtgtccgtgtgtgtgtccgcGTGTCCGAGTGTCCGTGCTGTTcccatgtgtccgtgtgtccgaGTGTCCGAGTGTCCGTGTGTCCGAGTGTCCgagtgtccgtgtgtccgtgtgtccgtgctgttcccgtgtgtccgtgtgtccgtgctGTTcccatgtgtccgtgtgtccgagtgtccgtgtgtccatgtgtccgtgcTGTTCCCGCCTGTTCCCAGCGTTCCCCCAGCCAGGGTGTGATGCTGCGGGTGTGAGCACACCTGGCCACTGCTGCCTCGGAGTTCCTGCACATTTCTGGGTGTTTATATGTGTCAATATACAGAAAtatatgtttgtttgtttattctaATAGatttacatattatatattatatattatatatttatattatataaatctatacatattatattttatatattatatattttgtatttatatattatatatctatatttctatattacatatttatatataatatatttatatattaaattattataacatatattaaatacattaattcatatttattttataaatatatatttctatcCATgtctttatatttatatttatatttatatttatatttatatttatatttatatttatatttatatttatatttatatttatttataatttatttatatttattttgtctatttagaaatgtatatagatatcaaaaaatatatatagaaatatatatagaatatatgtCAATATAGGAATATATATAGAATTCATATACATATAGAaatttatatagatatatagatatagaaaTATAGATACAATATATGTAGATATAGAAATATACATAGAatttatatagatatagaaATATAGATacaatatatagatatagaaatatatagaaTTTATGCAGATATAGAAATACATATAGATATAGAATTATATACATTTCTATAACAGAATAGCTATCTATAGATagctaaaatatatatattgatatatataaatatatatagagatatagagAAATATATAGCTATCTATTGATATATTGATatagagatatagatatatagatatatacagagatatatagatatatctataaatatattgatatatagatatatagatatatagatatagatagcCTGCTATAGACACAGACacagatatatagatataaataaagACAGATTTATGAATATCTAGATAGAGACACACAGAGATATACAGAGATGATCTACAGACATCCACATACAGATAAAAATATACAGATACTATACATTagtatctatatatatattagtatctgtatatttttatttgtatatgGATATCTGTATCACCATATgtctctctatatatatctagatatctatatctatatctctatatatatctatatctatttatctatctatatatatctatatatagataaaaatatatagatatagatatagatatatatagatatagatatagatatatatagatatagatatatatagatatatagatatatagatatatagatatatagatatctGTATCTAGGCAGATCTCTAGCCATATAGAGATTATCCATGCAGGGAGACATGTGGAAATAGTTATTTGGGTAATATTAGCTAATTAGCTAATAGATATTGGATAATATTTGGATATTGCGGCACACGGTGCCCGGGCGCTGCGGCTGCACAATTGCACCCTGGGGAGGGCTCTGCTGGATCCCTGCGTGTCaaacagccctggctgggtgtgtggcactggcactggcatTGTCACcgtcactgtgtgtgtgtgtgtgtgtcactgtcactgtcaccatcactgtcactctgtgtgtgtgtgtgtgtgtgtcactgtcactgtcgCCATCACtgtcactctgtgtgtgtgtgtgtgtgtgtgtatcaccatcactgtgtgtgtcactgtcactgtcaccatcactgtcactgtgtgtgtgtcagtcACCGTCACCgtcactctgtgtgtgtgtgtgtgtgtatcaccatcactgtcaccatcactgtcactgtgtgtgtgtgtgactgtcactgtcattgtcaccgtcactgtcactgtcactgtgtgtgtgtcactgtcaccgtcactgtgtgtgtgtgtgtcactgtcactgtgtgtgtgtcagtcACCGTCACCgtcactctgtgtgtgtgcgtgtgtgtgtgtatcaccatcactgtcaccatcactgtcactgtgtgtgtgtgactgtcactgtcattgtcactgtcactgtcactgtgtgtgtgtcactgtcaccgtcactgtgtgtgtcactgtcaccggTACTGTGTGTGTGCGGCTGTCACTAccactgtcactgtgtgtgtgtgtgtgaccgtcactgtgtgtgtcactgtcactgtgtgtgtgtgtgtcgcTGTCACTGGCACTGTGTGTGCgtgtgctgtccctgcagctgtcACTGTCACTTTGTGTGTGCGTCTGTCCCCGTGGCAGTCACTGccactgtcactgtgtgtgtgtgtcactgtcaccggTACGGTGTGTGTGCGGCTGTCACTGccactgtcactgtgtgtgtgtgctgtccctgcagctgtcactgtcactgtgtgtgtgcgCCTGTCGCCGTGGCTGTCATTGTGACTGTCACTGTGACTGTCACTGTGTGTGCCTGTCCCCGCTGGTGTCActgtctctgtgtgtccctgcgggtgtcactgtcactgctgtccccgtaggtctgtcactgtcactctgtgtgtccccacaggtCTGTCactgtctgtgtgtgtccccacaggtctgtcactgtcactctgtgtgtcccctcgcctgtcactgtcactgtgtgtgtccccacaggTCTGTCACtgtctctgtgtgtccccacaggtctgtcactgtcactctgtgtgtcccctcgcctgtcactgtcactgtgtgtgtccccacaggTCTGTCACTGTCTCTGTGTGTTCCCACAGGTCTGTCACTGTCACTCTGTGTGTCCCCTCGCCTGTCactgtctctgtgtgtgtccccacaggtctgtcactgtccctgtgtgtccccacaggtctgtcactgtccctgtgtgtccccacaggtCTGTCATtgtctctgtgtgtccccacaggtctgtcactgtccctgtgtgtccccacaggtctgtcactgtccctgtgtgtccccacaggtCTGGCTGGctgtcctggccctgctggcgGCTCTGGGGCAGTGCCGGGGGCTGCGGCGCTCCGGGGGCGGCTCCGCTCCCTCTGCCGTGCGCTGCTACAGCGGTGCCGAGCTGGGTGCCGAGGCTCCGGAGCAGCTGCTGGCGCGGAGGCTGCGCTGGGACCGGCAGGTGTCGGTGCAGCTGGTGCCgcagctggagctcctggaggccggcggggcccggcggcagcggcggcaccGCCCGCCCGCCTGCCCCGCGCTGTCCCTGCGGGCCGGGCTCCGCAGCGAGCCCCACGAGCGCTCCATCTCCCCGTGGCGCTACCGGTGAGTGCCGCCCGCTCCCCGAGCCCCTCGGCCGcgtcccctccctgcccccacCGACACAGCCGAGCTGGCGGTGCGAGGGAAGGTGTCGCCGTGTCCCCGCAGCATCGACGAGGACGAGAACCGCTACCCTCGCAAGCTGGCCTTCGCCGAGTGCCTGTGCAGCGGCTGCGTGGATGTGAAAACCGGCCGGGAGACGAGCTCGCTCAACTCGGTGACCATCCACCAGACCATGCTGGTGCTGCGGCGCAAACCCTGCCCGCGGCccgcggggctggggctggtcACGCTGGAGGTGGATTACATCCGAGTGCCCGTGGGCTGCACCTGCGTCCTGCCCCGCACCGCCAGCTGAGCCCTGCCCCGGTGACCGTGTCACCGCCCCCGCCCGTGCTTGTTTTAGAGCACCCGACCCCGCTggggtgtcccctcccctggtTATTTATGAGTTATTTATAAGCCTTGCTGCCGGGGGGCTTTTTGTACCCCCTATTTATTgctgaccccccccccccgcccagCCACGGCTGTGACTCCAGGGCCAGCATCGCCCCACGGTGCTAAAGGCCCCCCGGCTggaccctgtgagtgctgctgagacACTCACTGGTTATTTATTCCCCCAAAAAGCTATTTATTGTCTCCTCTCTAGTGCTATTTAATGCTGCAAATAAAAGCCTGGCACAGTGGTCGCTCTGCTCCCGGCCGGGGCAGTGTTGGGgtgttgggatgttgggaattgggACAGGCACCTCCACGGGTGGTGCCCGGCTGTGGGACAGCCCTCACGGTGGGCAGAGCACcagtgcagcagggcaggaggaactGGGAGGTGATGGGGAGGCTGGCAGGGCACGGGGGTGccccacacccccagccccgggaggacccagccctggcaccccGACACCCACACCTTTCCCATGGCTCTGCCCCCGGGCACCACGGCCCACGGAGCTGGTGCCACCTGCCAGGGCCACTCCacctgtgctggcagcacctAGAGGGGCCCTGGGCCACCTGCACCCCCTGAGGGGCCAGGGTCTgcgtggggagggggcagaggggggcctggagcagctgctgatcCCAGTGGGATCAGGGATTTGGCACCCACATCACACCGGGGAACTTCCTGCACCCACAAGTGGgactgggaagggaaatgctCCCCACATTCCCTGCTGGGGGCTATCCCAGGTTTTGGGGGCTCCTTTGGGACTTGCTGTGCAGCTCCCAGTTCTACCCCACTGATGGCTCCATAAGGATTTTGGGAGGGGACCCTGCCCTGGCTATACTCTGCACATCCGCATCCTGGATTTGCCCATAATTGCACTGTTTGTCCTCAAAACacctccccagtcctgtcccaGCCACCCCAGGAGCAGGCCAGGAACGGGAGGATtccccctgcagcaggagccaggggcAGCCGGTGCCTTTCCCACTTTTTATTGCAAGAGCAACTGCAGAAATGACAAAAACCAGGGagagccagagcagagctgcctgaTCCCCCCCAGGGCGCAGGGGATTCCCTGAGAGCTGGAGttccacagggatttggggatcccccAGGAAATTGGGGGGTTCTTGGAGAGTTGGGACCCTCAGGGAGCTGAGCTtgcccagggatttggggtttggagcCCCTGGCAACAGGAGATTCAGAGGGAGCTGAGAATCCCCAAGACTTTGGGGCACCCTTAGGAGCTGGGAAGTCTTTGGGAGCTGCAGATCCCACAGGAAACTGGACATccttggggatttggggaggtcCAGGAGCTGGGGAGCTCCTGAGAGCTGGACACTCCACAGGGAGttgagcagccccagggatttgggaatctCCAGAAGTTGGGAAGCCCCCAGAGGCTGGAAACCCCACAAGGAGCATCACATCCATGGCAATTTGGGAGCTGAGCAtctttggggatttggggacccccaggagatGGAGATCCTGCAAGGAGCTGAGCATTGCTGGGGGTCTGGTGATGCCCAGGAGCTGGGGACCCCACAGCATCACTGGGGAATCCCTTGGGGATTTAATGATCCCAGGGATCTGAGCATCACTGGGAGCTGGGGACCCACAccaaggagctcagctcccccggggtttttggggatcCCCAGGAGCTCGTTccctgcagcagatccaggagcagctgggaagcaggagcaggagcagggcagtggggCAGGAGGATCCCCTCTCATTCTGCCTCCACAGGGATGGGGTTCACCTGCCCCCCCATCTCCAGCTGCTTCTTGCGGGCATCGGGGGGGGGTCGGGGCGGGGGGTTGCTGGGGGGCTGCTTGATGGTGCCCCCCACTTGTGGCCGCTCCCGGGGCTTCTGCTCGATGGGTCTCCACTCCTCCCCTcgaactgcagcctgtgggatgGGCAACAGTGCCAAGGAAcaacccccaccccaaaaaggggctgtttggggcagggaaagcacagctgggaccAGAGTGGGGGGAAAGGAGGATGTGACTCCACCCCGATCGGGACAGGGTTTTCCTGCAGCCCAGTCTAGGGATGCTCTTGGAATTCACACGGAAGTACAGGTCCATGGGTTTAGGGGtgccctcctgctcccagccccccaaaagcCCCTCTGCACTCACCAGCAGGTAGATGCCGCTGGCGATGCCCAGGCAGACGGTGCCGAGGATGGTGGAGAGGAGGAAACCggcagggacagccaggctgTGACAGAGATTTGGTGCTCAGAGGGAGTTGGGGGGGCTCAGCTCCCAGTCCCAACCCTGCACCCCACTCACGCGGCGTGAAGGACGGCTCGGATGTAATAATTCCTGGTGAGGGGCCCGAACAGCTTCACCACGGCTGTCAGGTACTTCTGGCCACTgcagggggacagcagggggtcacaggggctgtccccaccctggggGGACACCCAGC
Coding sequences:
- the IL17C gene encoding interleukin-17C, which produces MPVPVSPGQPVSPLPTSLPKFWSCFSRIFGCHAQSSKGSAGPRGGGRNLELEFPGVCTSPARPYKKAAAAAALPLASLIPGAALPKGFPPNSAVFPKFGSVPCQTPPTPQILAWSLDTWLMVWLAVLALLAALGQCRGLRRSGGGSAPSAVRCYSGAELGAEAPEQLLARRLRWDRQVSVQLVPQLELLEAGGARRQRRHRPPACPALSLRAGLRSEPHERSISPWRYRIDEDENRYPRKLAFAECLCSGCVDVKTGRETSSLNSVTIHQTMLVLRRKPCPRPAGLGLVTLEVDYIRVPVGCTCVLPRTAS
- the LOC131582483 gene encoding cytochrome b-245 light chain, with amino-acid sequence MGQIEWAMWANEQALAAGLILLTGGIVAVAGQFKGWYFAAYSIAAGVLVCLLEYPRSKRKKGSTMERCGQKYLTAVVKLFGPLTRNYYIRAVLHAALAVPAGFLLSTILGTVCLGIASGIYLLAAVRGEEWRPIEQKPRERPQVGGTIKQPPSNPPPRPPPDARKKQLEMGGQVNPIPVEAE